A genomic region of Camelus ferus isolate YT-003-E chromosome 11, BCGSAC_Cfer_1.0, whole genome shotgun sequence contains the following coding sequences:
- the DKK1 gene encoding dickkopf-related protein 1, whose protein sequence is MTTLGTVGAARVLVALVAAALCSHPLLGVSATLNSVLVNSNAIKNLPPPLGGAAGHPGSAVSAAPGILLEGGNKYQTVDNYQPYPCAEDEECSTDEYCASPTRGAGSGAQICLACRKRRKRCMRHAMCCPGNYCKNGICMPSDHNHFHRGEIEETIIESFGNDHSTLDGYPRRTTLSAKMYHSKGQEGSVCLRSSDCATGLCCARHFWSKICKPVLKEGQVCTKHRRKGSHGLEIFQRCYCGEGLSCRIQKDHHQASNSSRLHTCQRH, encoded by the exons ATGACGACTCTGGGCACAGTAGGTGCTGCCCGGGTCTTGGTAGCCCTGGTAGCTGCGGCTCTTTGCAGCCACCCTCTGCTCGGAGTGAGCGCCACCTTGAACTCGGTTCTCGTCAATTCCAACGCCATCAAGAACCTGCCCCCACCGCTGGGCGGCGCTGCCGGGCACCCAGGCTCCGCAGTCAGCGCTGCTCCCGGAATTCTGTTGGAGGGCGGCAACAAGTACCAGACGGTTGACAACTACCAG CCATACCCATGTGCCGAGGACGAGGAGTGCAGCACTGATGAGTACTGCGCGAGTCCCACCCGCGGAGCGGGCTCCGGTGCGCAAATCTGCCTCGCCTGCAGGAAGCGCCGAAAACGCTGCATGCGTCATGCTATGTGCTGTCCTGGGAATTACTGCAAAAATG GAATATGTATGCCTTCTGATCACAATCATTTCCATCGAGGGGAAATTGAGGAAACCATTATTGAAAGCTTTGGTAATGATCACAGCACCCTGGATGGGTACCCCAGAAGAACTACACTGTCTGCAAAAATGTATCATAGCAAAG GACAAGAAGGCTCTGTCTGTCTCCGATCATCAGACTGTGCCACAGGGTTGTGTTGTGCTAGACATTTCTGGTCCAAAATCTGTAAACCTGTCCTCAAAGAAGGTCAAGTGTGCACCAAGCACAGGAGAAAAGGCTCCCACGGGCTGGAGATATTCCAGCGTTGTTACTGCGGAGAAGGCCTGTCCTGCCGGATACAGAAAGATCACCATCAAGCCAGTAATTCTTCTCggcttcacacctgtcagagacACTAA